In one window of Bradyrhizobium sp. AZCC 1721 DNA:
- a CDS encoding Glu/Leu/Phe/Val family dehydrogenase, giving the protein MTVYSGPVFDMAVNQFGVIANHLEIPMDERGRILMPKRAVTVSCPIHRDDGTVAVFEGYRVQHHLTLGPTKGGTRFAPSVDIGEVAALAIWMSWKCALVGLPYGGAKGGVNVDLSTISKRELEGLSRRYMQEMIPFVGPHTDVMAPDMGTNEQVMAWFMDTYSMYQGQTVTEIVTGKPVSSGGTLGRREATGRGVAYLAKRVLKELSINPGSATAVIQGFGNVGSYAALELQQYGLKIIAVSDHTGALHDPKGLDIPALMRHAGAHGSIAGFSNELTFDPEQILTLPCDVLVPAAMERVIDARVAENLKCRVLAEGANGPTTPEADLVLEKRQGEVFLIPDILCNSGGVVVSYFEWVQDLQQLFWEEEEVTRREYAILDRAFDQMLQRAKADKIPHRTAAMAIGVEKVRAAKNVRGLFP; this is encoded by the coding sequence ATGACGGTTTATTCCGGTCCCGTGTTCGACATGGCGGTTAATCAGTTTGGCGTCATAGCCAACCATCTGGAAATCCCGATGGATGAGCGCGGCCGCATCCTGATGCCGAAGCGGGCGGTTACTGTCTCTTGCCCGATCCACCGCGACGACGGCACGGTCGCAGTATTTGAAGGCTATCGTGTCCAGCACCATCTCACCCTCGGTCCGACCAAAGGCGGCACGCGGTTTGCACCCTCTGTCGACATCGGTGAGGTCGCAGCGCTCGCGATCTGGATGAGCTGGAAATGTGCCCTTGTCGGTTTGCCCTATGGCGGCGCCAAAGGCGGCGTCAATGTCGATCTCTCCACCATCTCCAAGCGCGAATTGGAAGGGCTGTCGCGCCGCTACATGCAAGAGATGATCCCGTTCGTCGGTCCGCATACCGATGTGATGGCGCCGGACATGGGCACCAACGAACAGGTGATGGCCTGGTTCATGGACACCTATTCGATGTACCAGGGCCAAACCGTGACCGAGATCGTGACCGGCAAGCCGGTCTCATCGGGCGGTACGCTCGGCCGGCGCGAAGCAACCGGGCGCGGCGTCGCCTATCTCGCCAAGCGGGTGCTCAAGGAGCTATCGATCAATCCGGGCAGTGCTACCGCCGTGATCCAGGGCTTTGGCAATGTCGGCTCCTACGCCGCGCTGGAACTACAACAATATGGCCTGAAGATCATCGCGGTCAGCGATCACACCGGCGCGCTGCATGATCCGAAGGGACTGGATATTCCAGCATTGATGCGACATGCGGGCGCGCATGGAAGTATCGCCGGGTTCTCCAACGAGTTGACTTTCGATCCCGAGCAAATCCTCACGCTGCCCTGCGATGTGCTGGTGCCGGCGGCGATGGAGCGGGTGATCGATGCAAGGGTCGCCGAAAACCTGAAGTGCCGCGTGCTGGCCGAGGGCGCCAACGGTCCGACCACGCCGGAAGCCGATCTGGTGCTGGAAAAGCGCCAGGGCGAAGTGTTCCTGATCCCCGACATTCTCTGCAATTCCGGCGGCGTCGTCGTCAGCTACTTCGAGTGGGTGCAGGACCTGCAGCAATTGTTCTGGGAGGAAGAGGAAGTGACGCGGCGCGAATACGCGATCCTCGATCGCGCCTTCGACCAGATGCTGCAGCGGGCCAAAGCCGACAAGATCCCGCACCGCACGGCGGCGATGGCGATCGGCGTCGAGAAGGTGCGCGCCGCCAAAAACGTCCGGGGACTGTTTCCGTGA
- a CDS encoding VOC family protein — translation MITGLDHVVVLTGDINAASAAYQTLFARAPAWQNSGEGADRVLFTLDNTSLELMAPSGDGANAERIRSVLAAQGEGLASICFRTSDIAKMHRRLDRLTLKPDVIADVESRDAISGAVLSWKRTRAATDATRGVRMFFLERDKERPLSVRTTPGSITALDHVVVSTSDPERAAALYGARLGLDMALDRSHHDWGRLMFFRCGDLIVEVTHRPGKETDTPQDKFQDKLQDKLCGLCWRVTDIDATHARLVQAGVDASEVRTGRKPGTRVMTVRNGTCGVPTLLVQPSAGKPD, via the coding sequence GTGATCACCGGCCTCGATCACGTCGTCGTTCTCACCGGCGACATCAACGCAGCCTCCGCCGCTTACCAGACCTTGTTTGCCCGCGCACCGGCTTGGCAGAACAGCGGCGAAGGGGCTGACCGCGTCCTGTTCACGCTCGACAACACCTCGCTGGAATTGATGGCACCGAGCGGCGACGGCGCCAATGCCGAGCGCATTCGCAGCGTTCTTGCCGCGCAAGGCGAGGGGCTCGCAAGCATCTGCTTCAGAACCAGCGACATCGCCAAAATGCATCGCAGGCTCGACCGGCTGACGCTGAAGCCGGACGTGATCGCCGACGTCGAAAGCCGCGACGCGATCTCGGGTGCTGTGCTGTCGTGGAAGCGCACACGCGCGGCAACAGATGCCACGCGCGGCGTCCGCATGTTTTTCCTCGAGCGCGACAAGGAGCGCCCGCTGTCGGTTAGAACCACGCCCGGATCGATCACGGCGCTGGACCATGTCGTGGTCTCGACGTCGGACCCGGAACGGGCCGCAGCGCTCTACGGTGCGCGGCTCGGCCTCGACATGGCGCTCGACCGCTCGCACCACGATTGGGGCCGGCTGATGTTCTTCCGCTGCGGCGACCTCATCGTCGAGGTCACACACCGGCCGGGCAAGGAGACGGATACGCCGCAGGACAAATTTCAAGACAAACTTCAAGACAAGCTTTGCGGCCTGTGCTGGCGCGTCACCGACATCGACGCCACCCATGCGCGGCTTGTCCAGGCCGGCGTCGACGCCTCGGAAGTCCGCACCGGCCGCAAGCCGGGAACGCGGGTCATGACGGTGCGGAACGGCACATGCGGGGTCCCCACGCTGCTGGTGCAGCCGTCGGCGGGGAAGCCCGACTGA
- a CDS encoding TetR/AcrR family transcriptional regulator: MAKAKRVQKWQRDPAGMRLRILEAAKQEFAAHGLAGARVDRIAANAGANKRMLYYHVGNKEDLYLAVLEGAYEKIRSEERGLDLEHLDPPEAIERLIDFTWNYFLRNPEFLALLNTENLAKARHLKRSTKVKSMHSPFVEMIRTVVTRGVESGDFRVAVDPVQLYISIAALCFFYLSNSATLSVIFGRDLLKKEARDERLAHMVALVLAALTGKSTADFGKPATPGVRPPAHQPV; the protein is encoded by the coding sequence TTGGCAAAGGCAAAACGCGTTCAGAAATGGCAGCGCGACCCCGCGGGGATGCGGCTTCGCATTCTCGAGGCCGCCAAGCAGGAATTCGCCGCCCATGGCCTGGCCGGCGCGCGCGTCGATCGCATCGCGGCCAACGCCGGCGCCAACAAGCGCATGCTGTACTACCACGTCGGCAACAAGGAAGACCTCTACCTCGCGGTGCTGGAAGGCGCCTATGAGAAGATCCGTTCCGAGGAGCGCGGGCTCGATCTCGAACACCTCGATCCGCCCGAGGCGATCGAACGGCTGATCGATTTCACCTGGAACTATTTCCTTCGCAACCCGGAATTTTTGGCGCTGCTCAACACCGAGAACCTTGCAAAGGCGCGCCATCTGAAGCGCTCGACCAAGGTGAAGTCGATGCACTCGCCGTTCGTCGAGATGATCCGCACCGTGGTGACGCGCGGCGTCGAAAGCGGCGATTTCCGCGTCGCCGTCGATCCCGTCCAGCTCTATATCTCGATCGCCGCACTGTGCTTCTTCTATCTCTCCAACAGCGCGACGCTTTCCGTGATCTTCGGCCGCGACCTCCTGAAGAAGGAGGCGAGGGACGAGCGCCTGGCGCATATGGTCGCGCTGGTGCTGGCGGCGCTGACGGGGAAATCGACCGCGGATTTCGGCAAGCCTGCGACACCGGGCGTGCGGCCGCCAGCGCATCAGCCGGTCTAA
- a CDS encoding ABC transporter permease produces MAELKRESGVSKALNAAWVRPFLFLLFIVVMWDLTIRLFQIPAYQIPAPGDVVAVLRTDWPELLRQAWPTTYATICGFLLSAVFGIPVAMLIAGSKTVESYVYPLLVFSQSVPKIAIAPLFVVWFGFGIIPKVISAFLLGFFPVVVSAVQGFKSVDPDMVDLARAMQGSRFQVFRAVNLPHAMPAIFSGLKVSVTLAVVGAVVGEFVGSNSGIGYVMQRSIGTFDLPTMFAALVILALLGVVLFWVVDRIERLVIPWHVSQREDIIFAS; encoded by the coding sequence TTGGCCGAACTGAAGCGCGAGAGCGGTGTGTCGAAAGCGCTGAACGCGGCGTGGGTGCGGCCGTTTTTGTTCCTGCTGTTCATCGTGGTGATGTGGGACCTCACCATCCGCCTGTTCCAGATTCCGGCCTACCAGATCCCGGCGCCGGGCGATGTCGTGGCGGTGCTGCGGACGGATTGGCCGGAACTGCTGCGGCAGGCCTGGCCCACCACTTACGCCACCATCTGCGGCTTCCTGTTGTCGGCCGTGTTCGGCATTCCCGTCGCCATGCTGATCGCGGGATCGAAGACGGTAGAGAGCTATGTCTATCCGCTGCTGGTGTTCTCCCAATCGGTGCCGAAGATCGCGATCGCGCCGCTGTTCGTGGTGTGGTTTGGCTTCGGCATCATCCCAAAGGTGATCTCGGCGTTTCTGCTCGGGTTTTTCCCGGTGGTGGTCTCCGCCGTGCAGGGTTTTAAGTCGGTCGATCCTGACATGGTCGATCTCGCCCGCGCGATGCAGGGCAGCCGCTTCCAGGTGTTTCGCGCCGTCAACCTGCCGCACGCGATGCCGGCGATCTTCTCGGGCCTGAAAGTCTCGGTGACGCTTGCCGTCGTCGGTGCAGTCGTCGGCGAGTTCGTCGGCTCCAATTCCGGCATCGGCTATGTGATGCAGCGCTCGATCGGCACCTTCGACCTGCCGACGATGTTTGCGGCGCTGGTGATCCTGGCGCTGCTCGGCGTGGTGCTGTTCTGGGTCGTCGACCGGATCGAACGCCTCGTGATTCCCTGGCATGTCAGCCAGCGCGAGGACATCATTTTTGCTTCCTAA
- a CDS encoding ABC transporter substrate-binding protein, translating to MIRVITAISAALIWAALSVLPASAADKVVLMLNWYVYGEHAPFYYGKAKGIYAAEGIDLEIQEGRGSAATTQAVAAKTANFGYVDVPTMMRAAVKGAPIVATGVLLQTSPMSAMGFVEKNIKKPEDIKGKTVAITPADSMTQIWPLFLKKTGLKESDFQTVAGDGQTKLNAVINGQADLLLGYVMDQSMKIKDATGKDVNAIKFADYGINMVCSGVVANTDFVKANADLVKRFMSATTKAVEAAEKDPKGAAQSILDANPKGGKIETLTKGFELTIPLYRTAETKNKRPFQVTDQNMTDTVNLMVEYGGLDAKAKDNPKAFYTNDYLPQGGS from the coding sequence ATGATACGAGTGATAACGGCGATCTCCGCCGCCCTGATCTGGGCCGCGCTTTCGGTGCTTCCGGCATCGGCCGCCGACAAGGTGGTGCTGATGCTGAACTGGTACGTCTATGGCGAGCACGCGCCGTTCTATTACGGCAAGGCCAAGGGCATTTATGCCGCCGAGGGCATCGATCTCGAAATTCAGGAGGGCCGCGGCTCGGCGGCGACCACGCAGGCCGTTGCGGCCAAGACCGCCAATTTCGGCTATGTCGACGTGCCCACTATGATGCGCGCGGCGGTCAAGGGTGCCCCGATCGTGGCCACCGGCGTGCTGCTGCAGACCAGCCCGATGTCGGCGATGGGCTTCGTCGAAAAGAACATCAAGAAGCCCGAGGACATCAAGGGTAAGACGGTGGCGATCACGCCTGCGGACTCGATGACGCAGATCTGGCCGCTTTTTTTGAAGAAGACCGGCCTGAAGGAAAGCGACTTCCAGACGGTGGCCGGCGACGGCCAGACCAAGCTCAACGCTGTCATCAACGGCCAGGCCGATCTATTGCTCGGCTATGTCATGGACCAGTCGATGAAGATCAAGGACGCGACCGGTAAGGACGTCAACGCGATCAAGTTCGCCGACTACGGCATCAACATGGTCTGCTCGGGCGTCGTCGCCAACACCGATTTCGTCAAGGCCAATGCCGATCTCGTCAAGCGCTTCATGTCGGCGACGACGAAAGCGGTCGAAGCCGCCGAGAAGGATCCGAAGGGGGCGGCGCAGTCGATCCTCGATGCCAATCCGAAGGGCGGCAAGATCGAGACGCTGACGAAGGGTTTTGAGCTGACGATCCCGCTGTACCGGACGGCTGAAACCAAGAACAAGCGGCCGTTCCAGGTGACCGACCAGAACATGACCGACACGGTCAATCTGATGGTCGAATATGGCGGATTGGATGCCAAGGCCAAGGACAATCCGAAGGCGTTTTATACCAACGACTACCTGCCGCAGGGCGGTTCGTAA
- a CDS encoding ABC transporter ATP-binding protein, giving the protein MNPATKPTEVDQPAAHLRLVSDRAGSAAPGITLSGVSKTYRSRDGDVPSLRPLDFHINEGEFFVVVGPSGCGKSTLLKMISGLLAPSTGEILVEGEQVTKPHGNVGIVFQNALLLPWRNILSNVMLPIDMKKLPRDEYLPRAKALLKLVGLEGFEKKLPWQLSGGMQQRASICRALVHDPKIMLMDEPFGALDAMTREKMNVELMRIQRETGKTVLLITHSIPEAVFLADRVLVMTERPGAIAAIYDVPLPRPRSLDAMADPAFTELVQRIRKHFFTQSALD; this is encoded by the coding sequence ATGAATCCTGCGACCAAACCAACCGAGGTCGACCAACCAGCCGCGCATCTGCGCCTGGTGTCCGATCGCGCCGGCTCCGCGGCACCTGGCATCACGCTATCGGGCGTCTCAAAAACCTATCGTTCGCGCGACGGCGACGTGCCGTCGCTGCGGCCGCTGGATTTCCATATCAACGAGGGCGAGTTCTTTGTCGTGGTCGGCCCGTCCGGTTGCGGCAAGTCCACGCTGTTGAAGATGATCTCCGGGCTGCTCGCGCCGTCGACGGGGGAGATTCTGGTCGAAGGCGAGCAAGTTACAAAACCGCACGGCAATGTCGGCATCGTGTTCCAGAACGCGCTGTTGCTGCCCTGGCGCAACATCCTGTCCAACGTGATGTTGCCGATCGACATGAAGAAATTGCCGCGCGACGAATATCTGCCGCGGGCGAAAGCGCTGTTGAAGCTGGTCGGCCTGGAGGGCTTTGAGAAAAAATTGCCCTGGCAATTGTCCGGCGGCATGCAGCAACGCGCCTCGATCTGCCGGGCGCTGGTGCATGACCCCAAGATCATGCTGATGGACGAGCCGTTCGGCGCGCTCGATGCCATGACGCGCGAGAAGATGAATGTCGAGTTGATGCGCATCCAGCGCGAGACCGGCAAGACCGTGCTGCTGATCACGCATTCGATTCCGGAAGCCGTGTTCCTGGCCGATCGCGTGCTTGTCATGACCGAGCGGCCCGGTGCGATCGCCGCGATCTACGACGTACCGCTGCCGCGCCCGCGCTCGCTCGACGCGATGGCCGATCCCGCCTTCACCGAACTGGTGCAGCGGATTCGCAAGCACTTTTTCACGCAAAGCGCGCTGGACTGA
- a CDS encoding Gfo/Idh/MocA family protein: protein MTTKRLGLIMNGVTGRMGLNQHLVRSIIAIRDQGGVLLSNGDRMLPDPILIGRDADKVERLAKRFSVERWSTDLDKALADKSDTIFFDAATTQARPSLLTKAIEAGKHVYCEKPIATNLEEAVAVLKLAKTKGVKHGTVQDKLFLPGLKKLAFLRDSGFFGRMLSVRGEFGYWVFEGGWQEAQRPSWNYRSEDGGGIILDMVCHWRYVLDNLFGEVESISCLGTTDIPERFDEKGKKYTATADDSAYATFRLKGGVIAHINMSWVTRVYRDDLVTFQVDGTHGSAVAGLTDCVIQARQATPRPVWNPDEKRTHDFYADWQKVPDNVVYDNGFKEQWEMFIRHVCEDAPYKYTLLEGAKGVQLAECALQSWRERRWIDVAPIKV, encoded by the coding sequence ATGACGACCAAACGCCTCGGCCTGATCATGAACGGCGTGACCGGCCGGATGGGACTCAACCAGCATTTGGTCCGCTCCATCATCGCGATCCGCGATCAGGGCGGCGTGCTGCTGTCGAACGGCGACCGCATGCTGCCCGACCCGATCCTGATCGGCCGCGATGCGGACAAGGTCGAGCGTCTTGCGAAGCGCTTCAGCGTGGAGCGCTGGTCGACCGATCTCGACAAGGCGCTGGCCGACAAGAGCGATACGATCTTCTTCGACGCCGCGACCACGCAGGCGCGTCCGTCGCTGCTGACCAAGGCGATCGAGGCCGGCAAACACGTCTATTGCGAAAAGCCGATCGCGACCAACCTGGAGGAGGCGGTCGCGGTGCTGAAGCTCGCCAAGACCAAGGGCGTCAAGCACGGCACGGTGCAGGACAAACTGTTCCTGCCGGGGTTGAAGAAGCTCGCCTTCCTGCGCGATTCCGGCTTCTTCGGCCGGATGCTGTCGGTGCGCGGCGAGTTCGGCTATTGGGTGTTCGAGGGCGGCTGGCAGGAAGCGCAGCGGCCGTCATGGAATTATCGCAGCGAGGACGGCGGCGGCATCATTCTCGACATGGTCTGCCACTGGCGCTACGTGCTCGACAATCTTTTCGGCGAGGTCGAGAGCATCTCCTGCCTCGGCACCACCGACATCCCCGAACGTTTCGACGAAAAGGGCAAGAAGTACACGGCGACCGCCGATGATTCCGCCTATGCCACCTTCCGCCTCAAGGGCGGCGTGATCGCGCATATCAACATGAGCTGGGTGACGCGCGTCTACCGCGACGACCTCGTGACCTTCCAGGTCGACGGTACCCACGGCTCGGCGGTGGCGGGCCTGACCGACTGCGTGATCCAGGCGCGCCAGGCGACGCCGCGGCCGGTGTGGAATCCGGACGAGAAGCGCACCCATGATTTCTATGCCGACTGGCAGAAAGTTCCCGACAACGTTGTCTACGACAACGGCTTCAAGGAGCAGTGGGAAATGTTCATCCGCCACGTCTGCGAGGACGCGCCCTACAAATACACGCTGCTGGAAGGCGCCAAGGGCGTGCAACTCGCCGAATGCGCGCTGCAGAGCTGGCGCGAGCGGCGCTGGATCGACGTTGCCCCGATCAAGGTGTGA
- a CDS encoding dihydrodipicolinate synthase family protein: MNKPVLPMSSLSLKLPTADRKIEDYRLAASRTFPAKLEGALNRVAFSAAHVVADPLADEDPWLTSVIDWDRTIAFREHVWDLGLGVAEAMDTAQRGMGLDWPTSLELIQRSVKAAKAKGNALVFSGAGTDHLAVEDAKSLDDVIRAYEEQIAAVEKAGGRIILMASRALAKLGRSADDYAKVYNQVLSQVREPVIIHWLGDMFDPALSGYWGTADLDKAMDTAVAIINANAAKVDGVKVSLLDKQREIDMRRRLDPRVKMYTGDDFNYAELIAGDEQGFSHALLGIFDAIAPAASYALSRLAAGDEAGFHDVLGPTVPLSRHIFKAPTRFYKTGIVFMAYLNGHQDHFTMVGGQESTRSTLHLAELFRLADKAGLLSNPELATRRMKTVLATRGIEP, translated from the coding sequence ATGAACAAGCCAGTCCTGCCGATGTCGTCGCTGTCGCTGAAGCTGCCGACGGCGGATCGCAAAATCGAGGATTATCGCTTGGCGGCATCGCGGACGTTTCCGGCGAAGCTTGAAGGTGCGCTCAACCGCGTGGCCTTCTCGGCCGCGCACGTTGTGGCGGACCCACTCGCCGACGAAGACCCGTGGCTGACATCCGTCATCGACTGGGACCGCACCATCGCGTTTCGCGAGCATGTCTGGGATCTCGGCCTTGGCGTTGCCGAGGCGATGGACACCGCGCAGCGCGGCATGGGGCTGGATTGGCCGACTTCGCTGGAACTAATCCAGCGTTCGGTAAAGGCTGCGAAAGCGAAGGGCAATGCGCTGGTGTTTTCCGGCGCCGGCACCGACCACCTCGCAGTGGAAGACGCAAAGAGCCTCGACGATGTGATCCGCGCCTATGAGGAACAGATCGCGGCGGTCGAGAAGGCCGGTGGCCGCATCATCTTGATGGCCTCGCGCGCATTGGCAAAGCTTGGCCGCAGCGCTGACGACTATGCAAAGGTCTACAACCAGGTACTGTCACAGGTTCGCGAGCCCGTGATCATCCACTGGCTCGGCGACATGTTCGACCCGGCGCTATCGGGCTATTGGGGAACGGCCGATCTCGACAAGGCGATGGATACGGCGGTTGCCATCATCAACGCCAATGCCGCCAAGGTCGATGGCGTAAAAGTCTCGCTGCTCGACAAGCAGCGCGAGATCGACATGCGCCGTCGCCTCGATCCCAGGGTGAAGATGTATACCGGAGACGATTTCAACTACGCCGAACTGATCGCGGGCGACGAGCAAGGCTTTTCGCATGCGCTGCTCGGCATCTTCGATGCCATCGCTCCGGCGGCGTCCTATGCACTGTCGCGGCTGGCCGCCGGTGACGAGGCCGGTTTCCATGACGTATTGGGGCCGACCGTGCCACTGTCGCGCCATATCTTCAAGGCGCCGACGCGGTTCTACAAGACCGGCATCGTGTTCATGGCCTATCTCAACGGCCACCAGGATCATTTCACGATGGTCGGCGGGCAGGAGAGCACGCGCTCGACGCTGCATCTGGCCGAATTGTTTCGCCTTGCGGACAAAGCTGGGCTGCTCTCCAACCCCGAACTGGCAACGCGGCGCATGAAGACGGTGCTGGCAACGCGCGGCATCGAACCCTGA
- a CDS encoding sugar phosphate isomerase/epimerase family protein, with product MRDFSSDHRWLSLNTATVRKQGDLVAIIDACARHGIRAIDPWRDQVAAIGLERAVRAVRDAGLELSGYCRGGMFTADAAHRIEARDDNRRAVDEAKALGAPCIVLVVGGLPQYSRPGSAASKDIAAARTQVHDAIAEMLEYAREANMPLAIEPLHPAYAADRACVNTTKQALDICDQLDPLRTGALGVALDVYHIWWDPELMPQIARAGKDRLLAFHVCDWLVPTKDILNDRGMMGDGVIDITSVRSAVEAQGFAGYSEIEIFSNEWWTRPMDEVLQTCIARHRTVV from the coding sequence ATGCGTGATTTCTCGAGCGATCATCGCTGGCTGTCGCTGAACACGGCAACCGTCCGCAAGCAGGGCGATCTCGTTGCCATCATCGATGCTTGCGCGCGGCATGGCATCCGCGCCATCGATCCCTGGCGCGACCAGGTTGCGGCCATTGGCCTCGAGCGCGCGGTGCGGGCGGTGCGCGACGCCGGGCTTGAATTATCCGGCTATTGCCGCGGCGGCATGTTCACGGCGGATGCGGCGCATCGCATCGAGGCACGCGACGACAACCGCCGCGCGGTGGACGAAGCCAAGGCGCTGGGTGCGCCCTGTATCGTGCTGGTCGTCGGCGGCCTGCCGCAATATTCGCGGCCGGGAAGCGCGGCCTCAAAGGACATTGCGGCCGCGCGGACGCAGGTCCATGACGCGATCGCGGAAATGCTGGAGTATGCGAGAGAGGCCAACATGCCGCTCGCGATCGAGCCTTTGCATCCGGCCTACGCCGCCGACCGTGCCTGCGTGAACACGACGAAGCAGGCGCTGGACATTTGCGATCAGCTCGACCCGCTGCGCACCGGTGCGCTGGGCGTTGCGCTCGACGTCTATCACATCTGGTGGGACCCGGAATTGATGCCGCAGATTGCGCGCGCGGGGAAAGATCGATTGCTGGCGTTTCACGTCTGCGACTGGCTGGTGCCGACAAAAGACATCCTCAACGACCGCGGCATGATGGGTGACGGCGTCATCGACATCACATCTGTGCGATCAGCGGTCGAGGCGCAGGGCTTTGCCGGCTATTCCGAGATCGAAATCTTCTCCAACGAGTGGTGGACAAGGCCGATGGACGAGGTCCTGCAGACCTGCATCGCGCGGCATCGGACGGTGGTCTAG